From one Flavobacteriales bacterium genomic stretch:
- the rplE gene encoding 50S ribosomal protein L5 produces the protein MSYVPRLRAKYTAEVAPALQKEYGYSSPMQVPRIVKISLNQGLGSAVGDKKVVENAVAEMTSIAGQKAVATVSRKDISNFKLRKGMPIGARVTLRGDRMYEFLDRLIAVSLPRTRDFRGVKASGFDGRGNFTFGVKEQIIFPEIDIDKVTRMQGMDITVVTTADTDEEAKSLLTAFGFPFSDKDKK, from the coding sequence ATGAGCTACGTTCCCCGGCTACGCGCCAAATACACCGCAGAGGTGGCCCCCGCGCTCCAGAAGGAGTACGGCTACAGCAGCCCCATGCAGGTTCCCCGCATCGTGAAGATCTCCCTCAACCAGGGCCTGGGCAGCGCCGTGGGTGATAAGAAGGTCGTGGAGAACGCCGTGGCCGAGATGACCAGCATCGCCGGTCAGAAGGCCGTGGCCACCGTATCACGCAAGGACATCAGCAACTTCAAGCTGCGGAAAGGAATGCCCATCGGCGCGCGCGTGACCTTGCGCGGCGACAGGATGTATGAGTTCCTCGACCGCCTGATCGCGGTGAGCCTTCCCCGTACCCGCGACTTCCGCGGCGTGAAGGCTTCCGGCTTCGACGGCCGCGGCAACTTCACGTTCGGCGTGAAGGAGCAGATCATCTTCCCGGAGATCGACATCGACAAGGTGACGCGCATGCAAGGCATGGACATCACCGTGGTGACCACTGCCGATACCGATGAGGAGGCCAAGAGCCTGCTCACCGCTTTCGGATTCCCGTTCTCGGACAAGGACAAGAAATAG
- the rplX gene encoding 50S ribosomal protein L24 yields the protein MQKKTHIKKGDMVVVLAGEDRTKQGRVLEVNRERMTAIVEGRNIQKKHSKPSTASPQGGIVDKEGPIHISNLMLIDAKTGEPGRVGRRLDKDGKLERYVKTKKNKA from the coding sequence ATGCAGAAGAAGACGCACATCAAGAAAGGCGACATGGTGGTGGTGCTCGCCGGCGAGGACCGCACCAAGCAGGGCCGCGTGCTCGAGGTGAATCGCGAGCGCATGACCGCCATCGTCGAGGGCCGCAACATCCAGAAGAAGCACAGCAAGCCCAGCACGGCCAGCCCGCAAGGCGGCATCGTCGACAAAGAGGGCCCGATCCACATCAGCAATCTCATGCTGATCGACGCTAAGACCGGCGAACCCGGCCGAGTGGGCCGTCGCCTGGATAAGGATGGCAAGCTGGAGCGTTACGTGAAGACCAAGAAAAACAAGGCCTAA
- the rplN gene encoding 50S ribosomal protein L14 — protein MIQQESRLNVADNSGAKEVLCIRVLGGTARRYARIGDTIVVTVKHAMPNGQAKKGTVHKAVVVRTSKETRRKDGSYIRFDDNAVVILDAAGEMKGTRIFGPVAKELREKKFMKIISLAPEVL, from the coding sequence ATGATCCAACAGGAATCCCGACTCAACGTGGCCGATAACAGCGGCGCCAAGGAAGTGCTCTGCATCCGCGTGCTCGGCGGCACCGCCCGCCGCTATGCGCGCATCGGAGACACCATCGTGGTCACCGTGAAGCATGCCATGCCCAACGGACAGGCCAAGAAGGGCACCGTGCACAAGGCCGTTGTGGTGCGCACGAGCAAAGAGACCCGCCGCAAGGACGGCTCCTATATCCGCTTCGACGACAACGCCGTGGTGATCCTCGACGCCGCAGGCGAGATGAAGGGCACGCGCATCTTCGGCCCTGTGGCCAAGGAACTGCGCGAGAAGAAATTCATGAAGATCATCTCCCTGGCCCCCGAAGTACTCTAA
- the rpsQ gene encoding 30S ribosomal protein S17 has product MSTETNAAATDRNLRKERIGVVTSDKMSKSITVTVERRVMHPKYGKFVKLSSKFMAHDEKGDAHIGDTVRIMETRPVSKLKRWRLVEVIERAK; this is encoded by the coding sequence ATGAGCACCGAGACCAACGCAGCCGCCACCGACCGCAACCTCCGCAAGGAGCGCATCGGCGTGGTCACCAGCGATAAGATGAGCAAGAGCATCACCGTCACCGTGGAGCGGCGCGTGATGCACCCCAAGTACGGCAAGTTCGTGAAGCTCTCCAGCAAGTTCATGGCGCATGATGAGAAGGGCGATGCCCACATCGGTGACACCGTGCGCATCATGGAGACCCGCCCGGTCAGCAAGCTCAAGCGCTGGCGCCTGGTGGAGGTGATCGAGCGCGCCAAGTAA
- the rpmC gene encoding 50S ribosomal protein L29 yields MKKKGLELNDLTVQELQDKLQEERNGLTKLRFSHTVSPIENPMQLRHKRKEVARILTELRKRELANTAGK; encoded by the coding sequence ATGAAGAAGAAAGGACTAGAACTCAACGACCTCACCGTGCAGGAGCTGCAGGACAAGCTGCAGGAGGAGCGCAATGGCCTCACCAAGCTGCGCTTCAGCCACACCGTGAGCCCCATCGAGAATCCGATGCAGCTGCGCCACAAGCGCAAGGAAGTAGCGCGCATCCTCACTGAGCTCCGCAAGCGCGAGCTCGCCAACACAGCCGGCAAATGA
- the rplP gene encoding 50S ribosomal protein L16 codes for MLQPKRSKRRNMHKGRMKGQAQRGHRVSLGSFGLKAMESVWLTSRQIEAARVALTRYMKREGQVWIKVFPDKPVTSKPAEVRMGKGKGSLDHWVAVCHAGRIIFEVDGVPKATAAEALRLAAQKLPIPTKFVMREDYDGQ; via the coding sequence ATGTTGCAACCCAAGCGCAGCAAGCGTCGCAATATGCACAAGGGCCGCATGAAAGGGCAGGCCCAGCGCGGTCACCGTGTGAGCCTCGGCTCCTTCGGCCTGAAGGCTATGGAGAGCGTTTGGCTCACCAGCCGCCAGATCGAGGCTGCCCGTGTGGCCCTTACGCGCTACATGAAGCGTGAAGGACAGGTGTGGATCAAGGTGTTCCCGGACAAGCCCGTCACCAGCAAACCTGCGGAGGTGCGCATGGGTAAGGGCAAGGGCTCCCTGGACCATTGGGTGGCCGTGTGCCATGCCGGCCGGATCATCTTCGAGGTGGATGGCGTGCCCAAGGCCACTGCGGCCGAAGCCCTGCGCCTGGCGGCCCAGAAGCTCCCGATCCCCACCAAGTTCGTGATGCGCGAGGATTACGACGGCCAATAA
- the rpsC gene encoding 30S ribosomal protein S3, with protein sequence MGQKAHPIGQRLGFIKGWDSNWYGGNDYTEKLVEDEKIRTYLMARLKKASVSKIVIERTLKLVTVTINTARPGVIIGKGGAEVDKLREEMKKLTGKDVQLNIFEIKRPELDARLVADSIARQLEGRISFRRAMKMAVASTMRMGAEGIKLQVSGRLNGAEIARTEKYRDGRVPLHTLRADIDFAITEAHTKMGRIGVKCWICRGEVYGKRDLSPNVGQPRGGGAAGPRMGGDRPERRGGDRRGPGGDRRFGGGGGDRRGPGGAGRGANNRNN encoded by the coding sequence ATGGGACAGAAAGCACATCCGATCGGGCAGCGCCTCGGCTTCATCAAGGGCTGGGACAGCAATTGGTACGGCGGCAACGACTACACCGAGAAATTGGTGGAGGACGAGAAGATCCGCACCTACCTGATGGCCCGTCTGAAGAAGGCCAGCGTGAGCAAGATCGTCATCGAGCGCACCTTGAAGCTGGTCACCGTCACCATCAACACCGCGCGCCCCGGCGTGATCATCGGCAAGGGCGGCGCTGAGGTGGACAAGCTCCGCGAGGAGATGAAGAAGCTCACCGGCAAGGACGTGCAGCTCAACATCTTCGAGATCAAGCGCCCGGAACTCGATGCCCGCTTGGTGGCTGACAGCATCGCTCGCCAGCTCGAAGGCCGCATCAGCTTCCGCCGCGCCATGAAGATGGCCGTGGCCAGCACGATGCGCATGGGAGCTGAAGGCATCAAGTTGCAGGTGAGCGGCCGCCTCAACGGCGCCGAGATCGCCCGCACCGAGAAATACCGCGACGGCCGCGTGCCACTGCATACCCTGCGCGCTGACATCGACTTCGCCATCACCGAGGCGCACACCAAAATGGGCCGCATCGGGGTGAAGTGCTGGATCTGCCGCGGAGAAGTATATGGCAAGCGCGACCTGAGCCCCAATGTGGGACAACCCAGGGGCGGAGGGGCTGCCGGTCCTCGCATGGGCGGCGATCGCCCGGAGCGCCGTGGCGGAGACCGCCGCGGCCCGGGCGGAGACCGTCGCTTCGGCGGTGGAGGTGGTGATCGCCGCGGCCCTGGCGGCGCGGGTCGTGGAGCAAATAACCGTAACAACTAA
- the rplV gene encoding 50S ribosomal protein L22, whose translation MGQRKHLAAKARKEAMKTVAIAHLRNVPTSTRRMRQVADLIRGENVDKALGILRFSTRHSSRDLEKLLMSAIANWEAKNEGRKADEAALKVTSVQVNEARGLKRMLPAPQGRAYRMKKRSNHVSLIVDSTEA comes from the coding sequence ATGGGACAGCGTAAGCACCTCGCCGCCAAGGCCCGCAAGGAGGCCATGAAGACCGTGGCCATCGCGCACCTGCGCAATGTGCCCACCAGCACCCGCCGCATGCGGCAGGTGGCCGACCTGATCCGCGGTGAGAACGTGGACAAGGCACTGGGCATCCTGCGCTTCAGCACCCGCCACAGCAGCCGGGACCTGGAGAAGCTCCTGATGAGCGCCATCGCAAACTGGGAGGCCAAGAACGAAGGCCGTAAGGCCGATGAAGCCGCGCTGAAAGTGACCAGCGTCCAAGTGAACGAGGCCCGCGGGCTCAAGCGCATGCTGCCCGCGCCGCAAGGCCGCGCTTACCGCATGAAGAAGCGCAGCAACCACGTGAGCCTCATCGTCGATAGCACCGAAGCCTAA
- the rpsS gene encoding 30S ribosomal protein S19 produces MSRSLKKPPFIHYKLSKRVGEAQASGKKNVIKTWSRASTISPEFVGLTIAVHNGNKFIPVYVTENMVGHKLGEFAPTRTFRGHSGNKSN; encoded by the coding sequence ATGAGCCGTTCACTCAAGAAACCGCCGTTCATCCACTACAAGCTCTCCAAGCGGGTAGGCGAGGCGCAGGCCTCGGGCAAGAAGAACGTGATCAAGACCTGGTCGCGCGCCAGCACGATCAGCCCCGAATTCGTGGGCCTCACCATCGCCGTGCACAATGGCAACAAGTTCATTCCGGTCTATGTGACCGAGAACATGGTGGGCCACAAGCTGGGCGAATTCGCCCCCACGCGAACCTTCCGTGGACACAGCGGCAATAAGAGCAACTAA
- the rplB gene encoding 50S ribosomal protein L2: MGIRKLNPVTAGTRHRVITDFEGVTTNVPEKSLTSGANKSGGRNNQGKMTMRYIGGGHKQRYRIVDVKRDKHGIPATVKTIEYDPNRSARIALLNYADGEKRYILAPTGLQVGQVLLSGRSGVAPEVGNALPLSEIPLGTVVHNVELQPGKGGSIARSAGTFAQLSAREGRYATLKMPSGELRMVLVSCLATVGTVGNGEHMLQKSGKAGRSRWQGRRPRTRAVAMNPVDHPMGGGEGRASGGHPRSRKGLLAKGKKTRAPKNRSNRFILERINAKKGA; encoded by the coding sequence ATGGGTATCCGCAAGCTCAACCCCGTTACCGCCGGCACGCGCCACCGCGTGATCACCGACTTCGAGGGCGTGACCACCAACGTGCCCGAGAAGTCCCTGACCAGCGGCGCCAATAAGTCCGGTGGCCGCAACAATCAGGGCAAGATGACCATGCGCTACATCGGCGGCGGCCACAAGCAGCGCTACCGCATCGTGGATGTGAAGCGCGACAAGCATGGCATCCCGGCCACGGTGAAGACCATCGAATACGACCCGAACCGCAGCGCGCGCATCGCCCTGCTCAACTACGCCGATGGCGAGAAGCGCTACATCCTGGCGCCCACCGGCCTGCAGGTCGGGCAGGTGCTCCTGAGCGGCCGCAGCGGTGTAGCGCCCGAAGTGGGCAACGCACTCCCGCTGAGTGAGATTCCTTTGGGCACCGTGGTGCACAACGTGGAACTGCAGCCCGGCAAGGGCGGGTCCATCGCACGCAGCGCGGGGACCTTCGCGCAGCTCAGCGCACGTGAGGGCCGCTATGCCACGCTGAAGATGCCGAGCGGCGAGTTGCGCATGGTGCTCGTATCGTGCCTGGCCACCGTGGGCACCGTGGGCAACGGCGAGCACATGCTGCAGAAGAGCGGCAAGGCCGGCCGCAGCCGCTGGCAGGGCCGGCGCCCGCGCACGCGCGCCGTGGCAATGAATCCGGTTGATCACCCGATGGGTGGCGGCGAGGGTCGTGCCTCCGGCGGTCATCCGCGCAGCCGGAAAGGCCTGTTGGCCAAGGGTAAGAAGACCCGCGCGCCGAAGAACCGCAGCAACCGTTTCATCCTCGAACGCATCAACGCCAAGAAGGGCGCCTAG
- the rplW gene encoding 50S ribosomal protein L23 — protein MSQIIIRPIVTEKLTAQGEKENRYGFVVDRTSNKVQIKQAVEKEYNVTVTGVRTMISHGKRRTRYTKSLILRGRTPAVKKAIVTVKAGETIDLYSSI, from the coding sequence ATGAGCCAGATCATCATCCGACCGATCGTCACGGAAAAGCTCACGGCCCAGGGCGAGAAGGAGAACCGCTATGGCTTCGTGGTTGACCGCACCAGCAACAAGGTGCAGATCAAGCAGGCCGTGGAGAAGGAGTACAACGTCACCGTGACCGGCGTGCGCACCATGATCAGCCACGGCAAGCGCCGCACGCGCTACACCAAGAGCCTGATCCTGCGCGGCCGCACTCCCGCCGTGAAGAAGGCCATCGTCACCGTGAAAGCCGGTGAGACCATCGACCTCTACAGCAGCATCTAA
- the rplD gene encoding 50S ribosomal protein L4, which yields MEIEIYSKDGKSTGKRAKLNDAVFAIEQPNDHAIWLDVKQHLANKRQGTAKTLEKSEVSGSSKKLHRQKGTGGSRKGSIKSPLFPGGARVFGPKPRDYHFKLNKKVKDLARRSALTYKAKDGAIKVLDSAAMSAPKTSEFAALLKAFELGARKAVLVVPSKDENLLLSSRNLQRARVVVASELSTYDIMNANGLIIAKDAIAPLEAILTK from the coding sequence ATGGAAATCGAGATCTACAGCAAGGACGGAAAGTCCACCGGCAAAAGGGCCAAGCTGAACGATGCGGTGTTCGCCATCGAGCAGCCCAACGACCACGCCATCTGGCTGGACGTGAAGCAGCACCTGGCCAACAAGCGCCAAGGCACCGCCAAGACGCTCGAGAAGAGCGAGGTGAGCGGCAGCAGCAAGAAGCTGCATCGGCAGAAGGGCACCGGCGGCAGCCGCAAAGGCTCCATCAAGAGCCCGCTCTTCCCAGGTGGCGCCCGTGTTTTCGGCCCAAAGCCGCGCGATTACCACTTCAAGCTGAACAAGAAGGTGAAGGACCTGGCCCGTCGCAGCGCCCTCACCTACAAGGCCAAGGACGGCGCCATCAAAGTGCTTGACAGTGCCGCGATGAGCGCCCCTAAAACCAGTGAATTCGCAGCCCTTCTCAAGGCCTTTGAACTCGGCGCGCGCAAAGCCGTGCTGGTGGTGCCCTCCAAGGACGAGAACCTGCTCCTCAGCAGCCGCAACCTGCAGCGCGCACGTGTGGTGGTGGCCAGCGAGCTCAGCACCTACGATATCATGAACGCCAACGGACTGATCATCGCCAAGGACGCGATCGCCCCGTTGGAGGCAATCCTTACCAAGTAA
- the rplC gene encoding 50S ribosomal protein L3, translating into MSGLIGKKIGMTSLFDTDGSLVACTVIEAAPNVVSHVKTQEKDGYQAVQLAYGERRAKSSNAAEMGHYKKANTTPKVKAHEFKEFETELKLGDTVGVDLFEEGSFVTVTGNSKGKGFQGVVKRHGFSGVGEATHGQHDRSRAPGSLGGSSYPSRVFKGMRMAGRTGGNKITTENLKVVKVDATKNLLLLKGTVPGAKGSYVIIWK; encoded by the coding sequence ATGAGCGGATTGATCGGAAAGAAAATCGGGATGACAAGCCTGTTCGATACGGACGGCAGCCTTGTGGCTTGCACCGTGATCGAGGCTGCGCCCAACGTGGTCAGCCACGTGAAGACCCAAGAGAAGGACGGCTACCAGGCCGTGCAACTGGCCTACGGCGAGCGTCGCGCCAAGAGCTCGAACGCTGCGGAAATGGGCCACTACAAGAAGGCCAACACCACCCCCAAGGTGAAGGCGCACGAGTTCAAGGAGTTCGAGACCGAGCTGAAGCTGGGCGATACCGTGGGCGTTGACCTCTTCGAGGAAGGCAGCTTCGTGACCGTTACCGGCAACAGCAAGGGCAAGGGCTTCCAAGGCGTGGTGAAGCGCCACGGATTCAGCGGCGTGGGTGAGGCCACCCACGGCCAGCACGACCGCAGCCGCGCACCGGGATCGCTCGGCGGGAGCTCGTACCCCAGCCGCGTGTTCAAGGGCATGCGCATGGCCGGCCGCACCGGCGGCAACAAGATCACCACCGAGAACCTCAAGGTGGTGAAGGTGGACGCGACCAAGAACCTGTTGCTGCTCAAGGGCACCGTTCCCGGTGCCAAGGGCAGTTACGTGATCATCTGGAAGTAA
- the rpsJ gene encoding 30S ribosomal protein S10 — protein sequence MTQKIRIKLKSYDHNLVDKSAEKIVKTVKTTGAVVSGPIPLPTHKRSFTVLRSPHVNKKAREQFQLCSYKRMMDIYSSSSKTIDALMKLELPSGVEVEIKV from the coding sequence ATGACCCAGAAGATCCGGATCAAGCTCAAATCCTACGACCACAACCTGGTCGATAAGAGCGCGGAGAAGATCGTGAAGACGGTGAAGACCACCGGCGCCGTGGTGAGCGGCCCCATTCCCCTGCCCACCCACAAGCGCTCCTTCACCGTGCTGCGCAGCCCGCACGTGAACAAGAAGGCCCGTGAGCAATTCCAACTGTGCAGCTATAAGCGCATGATGGACATCTACAGCTCGTCGAGCAAGACCATTGATGCCCTGATGAAGCTGGAGCTCCCCAGCGGCGTGGAGGTGGAGATCAAAGTCTGA